The genome window TGTGGTCATAGATCCGACTTCATGACGATAGAAGCCCGCAACATCAGCTTTCGCTATGGCGACAAGCCCGTGCTCAAGGAAGTCAGTTTTAGCCTGACCTCCGGTCAATTCCATGCCCTGCTGGGTCCCAATGGCGCGGGCAAATCCACCCTGTTTGGCTTGCTGACCCGGCTGCTGGCATTGCAGCAGGGTGACATCCTGATGGCCGGGCAGTCCCTGGCAAACCAACCGGCCGAGGCCATGCGACGGATTGGCGTCGTATTCCAGCAAAATGCTCTGGACCTGGACCTTACGGTGCGACAGAACCTGATGTATCACGGTGCGCTGCATGGGTTGTCGCGCAGGGAAACCCGTGCCCGGGGTGATCGTGAGCTGGAGCGTTTTGGTTTGCTCGACCGGGCCAACGATGCGGTGCGCAAGCTCAATGGCGGCCATCGCCGCCGGGTGGAAATCGCCCGCGCCCTGCTGCACCAGCCCTCGCTGTTGTTGCTGGATGAGCCGACTGTCGGCCTGGATGTGGCCAGCCGGAAGGCACTCAGCGATCATGTGCGCACGCTCTGTGAGGAGGACGGCCTGACCGTGCTCTGGGCGACCCACCTGATTGAAGAGGTCCGCCAGGAGGACAGGGTGCTGATTCTGCATCAGGGCCAGTTATTGGCCGATGGTTCCGGCCGGGCAATCTGCGAAGCCGAAGGTACCCGGGATCTGGCAGAAACCTTCGAATCCCTGACCGGAGCAGCGTCATGAAACCGGCTCATTACTGGCACTGTTTTGTTGGCATCCAGACCCGGGAATGGCTGCGGTTCTGGCAACAGAGAACCCGGTTTGCCAGCGCTCTGGTGCGCCCCCTGCTCTGGCTCGTGGTGTTTGCCGCCGGTTTCCGGGCGGTGCTCGGTATCTCCATCATTCCCCCCTAT of Marinobacter sediminum contains these proteins:
- a CDS encoding ABC transporter ATP-binding protein, whose protein sequence is MTIEARNISFRYGDKPVLKEVSFSLTSGQFHALLGPNGAGKSTLFGLLTRLLALQQGDILMAGQSLANQPAEAMRRIGVVFQQNALDLDLTVRQNLMYHGALHGLSRRETRARGDRELERFGLLDRANDAVRKLNGGHRRRVEIARALLHQPSLLLLDEPTVGLDVASRKALSDHVRTLCEEDGLTVLWATHLIEEVRQEDRVLILHQGQLLADGSGRAICEAEGTRDLAETFESLTGAAS